From the Quercus lobata isolate SW786 chromosome 6, ValleyOak3.0 Primary Assembly, whole genome shotgun sequence genome, one window contains:
- the LOC115994261 gene encoding kinesin-like protein KIN-7G, whose translation MGAAGGEEIMQGPSGRGEKINVSVRLRPLNEKEIARNDVSEWECINDSTIIYRSNLSVSERSMYPTAYTFDRVFRSDCSTRQVYEEAAKEVALVVVSGINASIFAYGQTSSGKTYTMSGITEYTVADIYDYIEKHKEREFLLKFSAMEIYNESVRDLLSADSTNLRLLDDPERGTIVERLTEETIRDWNHFKELLSVCEAQRQIGETSLNEASSRSHQILRLTIESSAREFLGNDKSSSLTATVNFVDLAGSERASQSLAAGARLKEGCHINRSLLTLGTVIRKLSKGRNGHIPFRDSKLTRILQSSLGGNAKTAIICTMSPARSHVEQTRNTLLFASCAKEVSTNAQVNVVMSDKALVKHLQRELSRLESELRSSGTTSVTSDSSSLLREKDLLVEKLKKEVKELTLQLDLAQAQVKDLLQLVGDDRPAVVPADPNHLYPKLRVRTSWDYENQISETAILADLNSLDDGHSDGHSRSSSDDTLFQIPQFQEKLLQSISTPPSSVNIPNFVGTHQYQEETEEQTDEKSEDLCKEVRCVEMEEPSTNLYEDSSPDRYVKSNILDSSPNRYVNSNTLSPTENTATSGVTVVDNGGSPNQELGSPVLKEDKGLNSFLPDFVVPSPEKPSPWLMEKDAPSSRCLRLTRSRSCKASLMTSSSPWFGEVEKHENTPPIWFERAFTGRPEGLQMKLATLKYDAIIDKLSRSNSHTSGERDTVDEPEVQDAKSSSDQNSISRSTSTGMSGMADCQCETQHSDHAVLEMERKPPACIKNVKDVGLDPMQDDTGSPSRWFSEFRRLQKEIIELWNACNISLVHRTYFFLLLFKGDPADSIYMEVELRRLSFLKDIFSRGSQTVEDGRTLTPRSSLKALRHERQMLCKQMKKRLTKQDRHNLYLRWGIGLNTKHRRLQLVHRLWTDTKDMDHVAESACVVAKLVGSVEPEMAFKEMFGLNFTPRPSSCHKHRRWKPNVKSIL comes from the exons ATGGGAGCAGCTGGTGGAGAGGAGATAATGCAAGGGCCGAGTGGCCGTGGGGAGAAAATAAACGTTTCAGTTCGGCTGAGGCCGTTGAACGAGAAGGAGATTGCAAGGAATGATGTCTCGGAGTGGGAATGCATCAATGACAGCACTATCATATACAGGAGTAACCTTTCAGTTTCTGAGCGGTCCATGTACCCAACTGCATATACATTTG ACAGAGTATTTAGGAGTGACTGCTCTACAAGGCAGGTATATGAAGAAGCAGCCAAGGAAGTTGCACTTGTAGTTGTCAGTGGTATAAATG CAAGTATTTTTGCATATGGACAAACAAGCAGTGGAAAGACGTATACTATGAGTGGGATTACTGAGTACACTGTAGCAGATATATATGACTACATAGAGAAG CACAAGGAAAGAGAATTTCTTCTGAAGTTCTCTGCTATGGAGATTTACAATGAATCTGTCAGGGACCTCCTAAGTGCAGATAGTACCAATTTGAGGCTTCTTGATGATCCAGAG AGAGGGACTATTGTTGAGAGACTCACAGAGGAAACAATCAGGGACTGGAACCATTTTAAAGAACTTCTATCTGTCTGTGAAG CTCAAAGACAAATTGGGGAGACATCCCTGAATGAAGCAAGCTCCAGATCTCATCAGATTCTCAGACTG ACAATTGAAAGTTCAGCACGTGAGTTTCTTGGCAACGACAAGTCAAGCTCCCTTACCGCTACTGTG AATTTTGTTGACCTTGCGGGAAGTGAGCGTGCATCTCAGTCATTGGCAGCTGGTGCAAGGTTGAAAGAAGGTTGCCACATAAATCGCAGTTTGTTAACTCTGGGAACTGTTATTCGTAAGCTCAG CAAGGGAAGAAATGGACACATTCCATTTAGAGATTCGAAGCTAACCCGCATACTGCAATCCTCTTTAGGAGGCAATGCTAAAACTGCCATCATCTGTACCATGAGCCCTGCACGTAGTCATGTTGAGCAAACAAGAAACACTCTCTTGTTTGCAAGTTGTGCTAAAGAAGTGTCAACTAACGCACAGGTCAATGTAGTCATGTCTGATAAAGCACTGGTAAAGCATTTGCAAAGAGAATTGTCTAGACTGGAAAGTGAATTGAGAAGTTCAGGAACAACTTCTGTCACATCTGATTCTTCTTCATTATTGAGAGAAAAGGATCTTCTGGTTGAAAAG CTGAAGAAAGAGGTCAAAGAGCTGACTTTGCAACTAGACCTTGCTCAGGCTCAGGTTAAGGATCTGCTACAACTGGTTGGTGATGATAGACCTGCAGTAGTACCG GCAGATCCAAATCATCTTTACCCCAAATTGCGAGTGAGAACTTCATGGGACTATGAAAATCAAATATCTGAGACGGCCATTTTGGCAGATCTTAATAGCTTAGATGACGGCCATTCAGATGGACACAGTCGGAGTAGTTCTGATGATACCTTGTTTCAAATTCCTCAATTCCAAGAGAAGCTCTTGCAATCCATTTCCACCCCACCCTCTTCAGTTAATATTCCTAATTTTGTTGGAACTCATCAGTATCAAGAGGAAACAGAAGAACAGACTGATGAAAAATCAGAGGACCTTTGTAAGGAAGTTCGATGCGTTGAGATGGAAGAACCAAGCACAAACCTATATGAAGATTCAAGCCCAGACAGATATGTAAAGTCAAATATATTAGATTCAAGCCCAAACAGATATGTAAACTCAAATACGTTGTCTCCCACAGAAAACACAGCTACCTCAGGAGTGACAGTGGTCGATAATGGAGGTAGCCCAAATCAAGAATTGGGGTCACCCGTATTGAAAGAAGATAAAGGGTTGAATAGCTTTCTTCCAGATTTTGTTGTTCCATCCCCTGAAAAGCCATCTCCATGGCTGATGGAAAAAGATGCGCCTAGCTCTAGATGCTTGAGATTAACTCGGAGTAGAAGTTGTAAAGCAAGTCTTATGACTAGTTCTTCACCTTGGTTTGGAGAGGTAGAAAAGCACGAGAACACACCACCAATTTGGTTTGAGAGAGCCTTCACTGGAAGACCCGAGGGTCTTCAGATGAAACTTGCTACCTTGAAGTATGATGCCATCATTGACAAGTTATCCAGAAGTAATTCTCATACTTCAGGGGAGAGAGATACTGTTGATGAGCCTGAAGTGCAGGATGCCAAAAGTTCATCTGATCAGAATAGTATCAGCAGAAGTACTTCAACCGGAATGAGTGGAATGGCCGATTGTCAGTGTGAGACTCAACATTCTGATCATGCG GTACTGGAGATGGAACGAAAGCCCCCAGCTTGCATAAAGAATGTAAAAGATGTTGGCTTGGACCCTATGCAAGATGATACAGGTAGTCCTTCAAGATGGTTTTCAGAATTCAGGAGGCTCCAAAAGGAGATTATTGAACTCTGGAATGCTTGCAACATCTCATTGGTTCACAGGACCTACTTCTTCCTGCTGCTATTTAAAGGTGATCCAGCAGATTCTATTTACATGGAAGTAGAGCTTAGGAGGCTCTCCTTCCTTAAGGACATCTTTTCAAGAGGTTCTCAAACTGTGGAAGATGGTCGGACTCTAACACCCAGATCAAG CTTGAAGGCTCTACGACATGAGAGGCAGATGCTGTGCAAGCAAATGAAGAAGAGGCTGACTAAACAAGATAGACATAACCTCTACCTTAGATGGGGTATTGGGTTGAATACAAAGCATAGGAGGTTGCAGTTGGTACATCGACTTTGGACAGACACAAAAGACATGGACCACGTTGCAGAGAGTGCCTGTGTTGTTGCAAAGCTGGTTGGTTCTGTTGAGCCAGAGATGGCGTTCAAGGAAATGTTTGGGCTCAACTTTACACCCCGACCCTCAAGCTGTCATAAACATCGTCGTTGGAAACCTAATGTGAAATCTATCCTGTAA